The Mucilaginibacter mallensis genome has a segment encoding these proteins:
- a CDS encoding efflux RND transporter permease subunit, with protein MFQKFIERPVLSTVISILLVIVGILGLTKLPLERFPNIAPPSVLVSAVYPGANAETILRSVTPSLEEAINGVEDMTYMTSTASNDGTLGITVYFKQGTNPDQAAVNVQNRVSQATSQLPAEVVQYGITTTKQQNSFIGAMGIYSEDPKKYDATFVNNYAQINIIPELKRIQGVGSAQVFGGIKDYSMRVWLNPAQLATYKITPAEVMAAIQDKNLEAAPGKFGEQSTEAFEYVIKYKGKLTTPEEYQNIAIRANADGSVLHLRDVARVELGAYSYASVNRLNGHEGITVGIIQLAGSNANQIQIDIDKLMVKLSKDFPAGIKYNQFYRTKTDLDESIDQVEHTLVEAFVLVFIVVFIFLQDFRSTLIPAIAVPVAIIGTFFFMNIFGFSVNLLTLFALVLAIGIVVDDAIVVVEAVHAKMEHDPSLTPKQATTGAMSEISGAIISITLVMAAVFLPVSFMTGSTGIFYRQFALTMSIAIVISAVNALTLSPALAALFLKNKHTADGHEAPKKGFVEKFYAGFNGSFNYMTNRYIGGLKILIRNKWISMAGLALVIAVTVFLVERTKTGFIPTEDQGFVAIAVSTPSGTSLANTNKILKQAEAQLNTMPSSRFVMSLAGFNFLTLSNSPSAGQIFLLLKPNKDRGAVKNIDDIQNIVRGKMAGIPGGTFFVFSFPTVPGFSNVEAMDVMLQDKTNGRLDKFSGVASNFIGKLMAKPAIAYAFTSFKADYPQLQLEVDDEKAAQLGVNVKDILSTMQAYFGTAQASDFNRFGKYYRVIVQADIADRTDPASIDRVFVKNSAGENVPINTLVKLTRVYGSETASRYNLFNSIEVNAIPKPGYSSGDAIKAIEETAKEQLPTGYAYEFSGQTREEISSGGQSGIIFMLCLIFVYFLLAAQYESYILPLAVILSIPTGILGVFVVLGLTGIENNIYVQVALIMLIGLLAKNAILIIEFAVQRRRAGHGLVESAIEAARLRIRPIIMTSLAFVFGLFPMSIATGPSAQGNHSISIGAAGGMVSGVILGLFIIPVLFVIFQALQEKISGVPVPPALNDGENAHINGNAVVLADEYSA; from the coding sequence ATGTTTCAAAAATTTATAGAAAGACCGGTACTTTCAACTGTTATCTCCATATTGTTGGTGATAGTTGGTATACTTGGTTTAACAAAATTGCCCCTGGAGCGGTTTCCGAATATCGCCCCTCCTTCGGTATTGGTATCTGCTGTATACCCGGGCGCTAACGCCGAAACTATTTTACGTTCGGTAACCCCGTCATTAGAAGAAGCAATTAATGGTGTGGAAGACATGACCTACATGACTTCCACTGCCAGTAATGATGGTACTTTAGGCATCACGGTTTATTTTAAACAAGGTACCAATCCCGATCAGGCTGCGGTGAACGTTCAAAACCGTGTTTCACAGGCAACAAGCCAGTTACCGGCAGAGGTTGTACAATATGGTATAACTACTACCAAACAGCAAAACAGTTTTATTGGCGCTATGGGTATTTACTCAGAAGACCCCAAAAAATACGATGCGACCTTTGTAAATAACTACGCGCAGATCAATATCATTCCCGAACTTAAACGTATCCAGGGAGTAGGTTCTGCCCAGGTATTTGGCGGTATTAAGGATTATTCTATGCGTGTTTGGTTAAATCCTGCTCAATTAGCTACTTACAAAATTACACCTGCCGAGGTGATGGCAGCCATACAGGACAAAAACCTGGAAGCTGCTCCCGGTAAATTTGGCGAGCAAAGCACTGAAGCATTTGAATATGTAATTAAATACAAAGGCAAGCTTACCACGCCGGAAGAATATCAAAATATCGCTATCCGTGCAAATGCCGATGGTTCCGTATTACATTTAAGAGATGTAGCACGGGTTGAGCTTGGAGCATACAGCTACGCTAGTGTAAACCGCTTAAACGGGCATGAAGGTATCACCGTTGGTATTATACAGCTGGCAGGCTCAAACGCTAACCAGATACAGATTGATATTGATAAGCTGATGGTGAAATTATCAAAGGATTTCCCGGCAGGTATCAAATACAACCAGTTCTATCGTACAAAAACCGATCTTGATGAATCCATTGACCAGGTTGAACATACACTGGTAGAAGCTTTCGTACTGGTATTTATCGTGGTATTTATATTCCTGCAGGATTTCAGGTCTACATTGATCCCGGCTATAGCAGTTCCGGTAGCTATTATTGGTACATTCTTCTTCATGAACATCTTCGGGTTCTCTGTTAACCTTTTAACCTTATTCGCCCTTGTATTGGCCATTGGCATTGTGGTGGATGACGCGATTGTGGTGGTGGAGGCGGTGCATGCCAAAATGGAGCATGATCCAAGCCTTACCCCGAAACAGGCAACCACCGGGGCCATGAGTGAAATAAGCGGTGCAATTATATCCATTACGCTGGTTATGGCGGCGGTGTTTTTACCGGTTAGCTTTATGACAGGTTCAACAGGTATATTTTACAGGCAGTTTGCATTAACAATGTCAATAGCCATCGTTATATCAGCGGTTAACGCTTTAACATTAAGCCCTGCTCTTGCGGCATTATTCTTAAAGAATAAACATACTGCAGATGGCCATGAAGCACCTAAAAAAGGTTTTGTTGAGAAATTTTACGCAGGCTTTAACGGCAGCTTTAATTACATGACCAACAGGTACATAGGCGGCTTAAAAATTCTTATCCGCAATAAATGGATCAGTATGGCCGGGCTTGCATTAGTAATTGCTGTTACAGTTTTCCTGGTAGAAAGAACAAAAACAGGCTTTATACCTACCGAGGATCAGGGTTTCGTGGCTATCGCGGTTTCAACACCATCCGGAACTTCATTGGCCAATACCAATAAAATACTAAAACAAGCTGAAGCACAGCTAAATACTATGCCATCATCAAGATTTGTGATGTCATTGGCGGGCTTTAACTTTTTAACACTTTCCAACAGCCCGTCAGCTGGTCAGATCTTCCTGTTGTTAAAACCTAATAAAGACAGGGGTGCTGTTAAGAATATTGATGATATACAAAATATTGTAAGGGGTAAAATGGCGGGCATACCCGGCGGTACGTTCTTCGTATTCAGCTTTCCAACCGTTCCTGGTTTTAGTAACGTAGAAGCTATGGACGTAATGTTGCAGGATAAAACCAATGGCAGGCTGGATAAATTTAGCGGTGTAGCCAGCAATTTTATCGGAAAACTAATGGCTAAACCGGCAATTGCCTATGCTTTTACCTCTTTCAAAGCAGATTACCCACAGCTACAATTAGAAGTTGATGACGAAAAAGCTGCCCAACTTGGGGTAAATGTTAAAGACATTTTGTCAACCATGCAGGCTTACTTCGGTACCGCTCAAGCGTCGGACTTTAACCGTTTTGGTAAGTACTACCGTGTGATCGTCCAGGCTGATATTGCCGACAGGACAGACCCGGCATCAATTGACCGCGTGTTTGTTAAAAACAGCGCAGGTGAAAATGTACCGATCAACACGCTTGTTAAACTAACCCGTGTATATGGTTCAGAAACGGCTTCACGTTATAATCTCTTTAACTCTATCGAGGTAAACGCTATCCCTAAACCGGGCTACAGCTCAGGTGACGCGATCAAAGCTATAGAGGAAACAGCCAAAGAGCAATTGCCAACCGGCTATGCTTATGAGTTCTCCGGTCAAACTCGTGAAGAGATCTCATCAGGTGGGCAATCAGGTATAATATTTATGCTTTGTTTGATATTTGTATACTTCTTATTAGCAGCGCAGTACGAAAGTTACATCCTGCCTTTGGCAGTAATACTTTCTATACCAACAGGTATACTTGGTGTGTTTGTGGTATTAGGCTTAACAGGTATCGAAAACAACATCTATGTACAGGTAGCGCTCATTATGCTTATCGGCTTATTGGCCAAGAACGCGATCCTGATCATTGAGTTCGCGGTACAGCGGCGCAGGGCAGGCCATGGTTTGGTTGAGTCAGCTATAGAAGCAGCCAGGCTAAGGATAAGGCCAATCATCATGACATCACTGGCATTCGTGTTCGGTTTGTTCCCGATGAGTATCGCAACCGGTCCATCTGCACAGGGTAACCACTCTATTAGTATAGGTGCCGCAGGTGGGATGGTTTCAGGGGTAATACTGGGCTTATTTATTATCCCGGTACTGTTCGTGATATTCCAGGCCTTGCAGGAAAAAATATCAGGAGTGCCTGTACCACCAGCACTTAATGATGGTGAAAATGCCCACATCAACGGTAATGCGGTTGTATTGGCAGATGAGTATTCAGCATAA
- a CDS encoding efflux RND transporter periplasmic adaptor subunit: MKRIILGLVAITLLYSCSSTPAAQTAPPPPSLPVATVVAGTDTTYQEYPASIEGIVNVEIRPQVSGTLDKVFVDEGAFVSAGQPIFKINELPYRAAYNNALASQHAAEASQANAQLEIDKLTPLVANKVVSDYQLKTAKATYQVATANVEQAKANVSTASINLGYTTIKAPVSGYIGRLQKKQGSLVSPTDVDALTLLSDVHNVHVYFSLGEKDFVAFKEQYPGETLKDKLKGLPPVTLLLADETQYAKEGSIDMIDGQFDKNTGAITLRASFPNAQGLLRSGNTGKIRLSLLHKDALIIPASATVDMQDKTFVFTVGDSSKVKKQAITIIGKTGDNYLVKDGVKVGDQIVLSGIDKLQEGMVIQPQKATDKTAAVIKK, translated from the coding sequence ATGAAACGCATCATCTTAGGACTCGTAGCAATAACACTACTATATAGTTGCTCCTCAACGCCGGCAGCGCAAACCGCTCCGCCGCCGCCATCGTTACCCGTAGCTACAGTTGTAGCCGGTACCGACACCACTTACCAGGAATACCCTGCCTCAATTGAAGGCATAGTAAACGTGGAGATCCGCCCGCAGGTTAGCGGTACTTTAGATAAAGTATTTGTTGACGAAGGCGCTTTTGTAAGTGCAGGTCAGCCAATATTTAAAATCAATGAGTTGCCATATCGTGCAGCTTACAATAATGCATTGGCAAGTCAGCATGCTGCAGAAGCATCACAGGCAAACGCTCAGCTTGAAATTGATAAACTAACCCCGTTGGTTGCCAATAAAGTAGTATCCGACTATCAATTAAAAACAGCTAAAGCCACCTACCAGGTAGCAACAGCCAATGTTGAACAGGCAAAAGCAAACGTATCTACTGCCTCTATCAACTTAGGTTATACAACTATTAAAGCACCTGTAAGCGGTTATATTGGCCGCCTGCAAAAGAAACAGGGAAGTTTGGTTTCGCCAACAGATGTTGATGCATTAACCTTATTATCTGATGTGCATAACGTACACGTTTACTTCTCACTTGGCGAAAAGGATTTTGTAGCCTTTAAAGAACAATATCCTGGTGAAACCTTAAAAGACAAACTGAAAGGATTGCCACCGGTAACCTTATTATTGGCCGATGAAACTCAATACGCGAAAGAGGGCAGTATTGATATGATCGACGGTCAGTTTGATAAAAACACCGGCGCTATAACATTAAGGGCAAGTTTCCCTAACGCGCAGGGTCTTTTACGCTCCGGCAACACCGGTAAGATCCGTTTAAGCTTACTACACAAAGATGCTTTAATCATACCCGCATCAGCAACTGTTGATATGCAGGATAAAACGTTCGTATTTACCGTAGGCGATAGCAGCAAAGTGAAAAAACAGGCTATTACCATTATTGGTAAAACCGGCGACAATTACCTGGTTAAAGACGGCGTAAAAGTAGGCGACCAGATTGTATTAAGCGGCATTGATAAATTACAGGAGGGCATGGTGATCCAGCCTCAAAAAGCGACAGATAAAACTGCCGCAGTAATAAAGAAATAA
- a CDS encoding TetR/AcrR family transcriptional regulator: MASKDRILRLKEETRANILGAALQIVKEDGWQALSMRKIADVIEYTAPIIYEYFSNKEAILLELSRQGYLLLSKDLEEAKSKHRLPAKQLEAMWVAYWNFAFANKELYQGMFGVSTNCCCETLNTLAEAAKPWDMFSEVIGELMGIEDMDSDVICTKYYTLWSVVHGLISINLLSRGSSDEINRQVLKDAIGSMINTIKPQIA, encoded by the coding sequence ATGGCAAGTAAAGACAGAATACTGCGTTTGAAGGAAGAAACCAGGGCAAACATACTGGGTGCTGCACTTCAAATTGTTAAGGAAGACGGATGGCAGGCGTTAAGTATGCGCAAAATAGCCGATGTAATTGAATACACCGCTCCTATTATATATGAATATTTCTCAAACAAAGAAGCAATACTGCTTGAGCTGAGCCGACAAGGCTACCTTTTATTATCAAAGGACCTGGAGGAAGCAAAAAGCAAACACCGTTTACCGGCAAAGCAATTAGAAGCCATGTGGGTAGCCTACTGGAACTTCGCCTTTGCCAATAAGGAACTTTACCAGGGCATGTTTGGCGTATCAACCAACTGCTGCTGCGAAACGTTGAACACTTTAGCCGAGGCCGCAAAGCCATGGGATATGTTCAGCGAAGTGATAGGCGAACTAATGGGTATTGAAGATATGGACTCCGATGTGATCTGTACAAAATATTATACCCTTTGGTCGGTAGTACATGGTTTAATATCTATCAACCTGTTAAGCCGTGGTTCATCCGATGAGATTAACCGCCAGGTGCTGAAGGATGCCATTGGCAGCATGATAAATACGATAAAACCACAGATAGCCTGA